In a single window of the Flavobacterium ammoniigenes genome:
- the mscL gene encoding large-conductance mechanosensitive channel protein MscL, with translation MGFFTDFKAFLMKGEIVNLATAVIVGGAFGKIVTSFTNDVLMPPIGLLLGKVDFKNLKLVLQDGVPAVVENGVQKSKAVAEVTLNYGAFIQTIFDFVIIGFCIFIVLKAYEKAQQKIKKEDEPKVTTGPTQEQLLAEIRDLLKKK, from the coding sequence ATGGGATTTTTTACAGATTTTAAAGCCTTTTTAATGAAAGGTGAAATAGTCAACTTAGCCACGGCGGTGATTGTAGGGGGTGCATTTGGAAAAATAGTAACCTCATTTACCAATGATGTGTTGATGCCACCCATTGGATTACTTTTGGGAAAAGTGGACTTTAAAAATCTAAAATTAGTGCTCCAAGACGGTGTTCCTGCCGTTGTTGAAAATGGAGTTCAAAAATCAAAAGCGGTGGCCGAAGTTACTTTAAATTACGGCGCTTTTATTCAAACCATTTTTGATTTTGTGATCATTGGGTTCTGTATTTTTATCGTTTTGAAAGCCTATGAGAAAGCGCAACAAAAAATCAAAAAAGAAGACGAACCTAAAGTAACGACCGGTCCAACACAAGAACAATTGCTTGCTGAAATTCGGGATTTGTTGAAAAAAAAATAA
- a CDS encoding aspartate-semialdehyde dehydrogenase, with product MRIAVVGATGMVGEIMLKVLAERNFPVTELIPVASEKSVGKEIEFGGKKHKVVGMQTAVDMKADIALFSAGGGTSLEWAPKFAAAGTTVIDNSSAWRMDPTKKLVVPEINAGELTAADKIIANPNCSTIQMVLALAPLHKKYNIKRIIVSTYQSITGTGVKAVQQFENECAGIEGDMVYKYKINRNCIPQCDSFEDNGYTKEEMKLVNETKKILSDNSIAVTATAVRVPVVGGHSEALNVEFTNDFDVNDVRTILSQTDGVVVQDNLDTFTYPMPRYAEGKNEVFVGRIRRDESQANTLNMWVVADNLRKGAATNTIQIAEYLIAAKLV from the coding sequence ATGAGAATAGCAGTAGTAGGTGCTACCGGAATGGTAGGCGAAATAATGTTAAAAGTATTAGCAGAAAGAAATTTTCCGGTAACTGAATTAATTCCTGTAGCTTCTGAGAAATCAGTGGGTAAAGAAATTGAATTTGGAGGAAAAAAACACAAAGTGGTTGGCATGCAAACGGCTGTCGATATGAAAGCCGACATTGCTTTGTTTTCTGCAGGTGGTGGCACTTCGTTAGAATGGGCTCCTAAATTTGCAGCAGCTGGGACTACAGTAATTGATAATTCTTCAGCTTGGAGAATGGATCCTACTAAGAAATTAGTTGTACCTGAAATCAACGCGGGAGAACTAACTGCAGCTGATAAAATTATTGCTAATCCGAATTGTTCTACCATTCAAATGGTATTGGCTTTGGCCCCTTTGCACAAAAAATACAACATCAAACGTATTATCGTTTCTACGTACCAATCTATTACAGGAACAGGAGTAAAAGCAGTACAACAGTTTGAAAACGAATGTGCTGGTATCGAAGGAGACATGGTGTACAAATACAAAATCAACCGAAACTGTATTCCACAATGTGATAGTTTTGAAGACAATGGTTACACTAAAGAAGAGATGAAGTTAGTTAACGAAACGAAAAAAATCTTAAGTGATAATAGTATTGCGGTAACAGCAACTGCGGTTCGTGTTCCTGTTGTAGGAGGACATAGTGAGGCTTTGAATGTAGAGTTTACCAATGATTTTGATGTGAATGATGTTCGTACTATTTTAAGTCAAACAGACGGAGTAGTAGTACAAGATAATTTAGATACGTTTACCTACCCAATGCCACGATATGCTGAAGGTAAAAATGAAGTTTTTGTAGGTAGAATTCGTCGTGACGAAAGCCAAGCGAATACCTTAAACATGTGGGTAGTAGCCGATAACTTGAGAAAAGGAGCGGCGACTAATACGATTCAAATTGCTGAATATTTAATTGCAGCCAAATTGGTGTAA
- a CDS encoding TonB-dependent receptor, with protein MKKLIVALVVSCTALIQAQNTVSGRITDTNNKALSGVSIYIQELQKGTTSQADGTYNLSNLPKGTVRISFALVGFGTQYKTVSEIQKQNTINIQLAPSVFEMDEVIVSTAFNKLQSQNVMKVAHETMKNLSRKGTSTLIEGLATIPGVSQVSTGASIGKPVIRGLSGNRVLVYSQGVRVENQQFGDEHGLGLNDAGVESVEVIKGPASLLYGSDALGGVLYFNPEKFANANTYKVNFSQKLFANTLGSNSSLGLKTTSDNWKFLARGTMNTHSDYTTADGERVTNTRYQEKDFKTGIGYSDASFSSVLRYNFNDLTLGIPEEGIAEQSQSKSVLYPKQAVSNHLVSLNSSLFFNSSKLDLDLGFISNDRSEFEDSEVAVLKMKLNTFNYNAKYYLPSSTKMQTILGVQGMHQTNENSGEEYLIPDAVTQDFGVFGTTNYEWNSNVIQAGLRFDTRNLTSEANGILGEEGSFEALKKSYTSWNASLGYKTNLNDAFIFRFNLASGFRAPNLAELSSNGVHEGTNRYEVGNANLKTEQNFQTDLNLEYKTDHLEFFVNGFYNHINDFIYINPSGESIDDNEVFNYVQNNAALFGGEIGLHFHPHPLDWLHLETSFETVTGKKQNGDYLPLIPANNWNNTLRTEWKDTDWLKEGFATISLVSTFNQNKISGFETRTAGYSILNLGIGGTLHLGKTKMEVNLNGNNITDKKYTAHLSRLKTDGISNMGRNWVVGLNFNL; from the coding sequence ATGAAAAAATTAATTGTTGCTTTGGTAGTAAGTTGTACTGCCTTAATACAAGCACAAAATACAGTTTCAGGAAGGATTACTGACACTAATAACAAAGCGCTTTCGGGTGTTTCCATCTATATTCAAGAACTACAAAAGGGAACCACTTCACAAGCTGACGGAACCTATAATTTATCGAATTTACCTAAGGGTACTGTTAGGATTTCCTTCGCTTTAGTGGGATTTGGAACACAGTATAAAACGGTTTCAGAGATTCAAAAACAAAACACTATAAACATTCAGTTGGCACCTTCCGTTTTTGAAATGGATGAAGTTATTGTTTCCACTGCGTTTAACAAATTACAATCGCAAAATGTGATGAAAGTCGCACACGAAACCATGAAAAATTTGTCTCGAAAAGGAACGTCAACTTTAATCGAAGGATTGGCAACTATTCCGGGAGTTTCCCAAGTTTCTACAGGGGCTTCTATTGGAAAGCCAGTGATTCGTGGGTTGAGTGGTAATCGCGTATTGGTGTATTCGCAAGGTGTTCGAGTTGAAAACCAACAATTTGGCGACGAACATGGTTTAGGATTGAACGATGCTGGAGTAGAAAGTGTTGAGGTAATCAAAGGACCCGCTTCCTTATTGTACGGCTCAGATGCTTTGGGAGGGGTGTTGTATTTTAACCCAGAGAAATTTGCCAATGCCAATACATATAAAGTCAATTTTAGTCAAAAATTGTTTGCCAATACTTTAGGGAGTAATTCTTCTTTGGGCCTAAAAACAACTTCCGATAATTGGAAATTCTTGGCAAGAGGAACAATGAATACCCATTCGGATTATACTACAGCAGATGGTGAACGGGTGACCAATACACGCTACCAAGAAAAAGATTTTAAAACTGGAATTGGCTATAGTGACGCTTCTTTTTCTTCGGTATTGCGATACAACTTCAACGATCTTACTTTAGGAATTCCAGAAGAAGGGATCGCTGAGCAAAGTCAAAGCAAAAGTGTTTTGTATCCAAAACAGGCGGTTTCCAATCATTTAGTAAGTTTAAATTCGAGTCTCTTTTTCAATTCTTCAAAACTGGATTTGGACTTGGGTTTTATTTCAAATGACAGGTCTGAGTTTGAAGACAGTGAAGTAGCTGTTTTGAAAATGAAGTTGAATACCTTCAATTATAATGCGAAGTATTATTTACCTTCTTCAACAAAAATGCAGACCATTTTGGGAGTTCAAGGGATGCATCAAACCAATGAAAATTCAGGAGAAGAGTACTTAATTCCTGATGCGGTTACCCAAGATTTTGGAGTCTTTGGAACCACCAACTACGAATGGAACTCCAACGTGATCCAAGCCGGTTTGCGTTTTGATACCAGAAATTTGACTTCAGAAGCTAACGGGATTCTTGGTGAAGAAGGGTCTTTTGAAGCCTTGAAAAAATCCTACACAAGTTGGAACGCCTCTTTAGGTTATAAAACTAATTTGAATGACGCCTTCATTTTTAGATTCAATCTAGCGTCTGGATTTAGGGCGCCCAACTTAGCCGAATTGTCTTCCAATGGTGTTCACGAAGGTACCAATCGTTATGAAGTGGGGAATGCCAATTTGAAAACAGAACAAAACTTTCAAACGGATTTGAATTTGGAATACAAAACAGATCATTTAGAGTTTTTCGTTAATGGCTTCTACAATCACATCAATGATTTTATCTATATCAACCCTAGTGGAGAATCAATTGATGACAATGAAGTTTTCAATTATGTTCAAAATAATGCGGCTCTTTTTGGAGGTGAAATAGGCTTGCATTTTCACCCTCATCCGTTGGATTGGTTGCATTTAGAAACCAGTTTTGAAACAGTTACAGGCAAAAAACAAAACGGAGATTATTTGCCATTAATTCCAGCTAATAATTGGAACAATACATTGCGCACTGAATGGAAGGATACAGATTGGCTTAAAGAAGGTTTCGCAACGATTAGTTTAGTGTCTACCTTTAACCAAAATAAAATCAGTGGCTTCGAAACCAGAACAGCAGGTTACAGCATTTTGAATTTAGGAATTGGTGGAACATTGCATCTTGGCAAAACCAAAATGGAGGTGAACCTTAATGGAAACAACATTACCGATAAAAAATATACCGCCCATTTATCACGACTTAAAACAGATGGTATTTCCAATATGGGAAGAAATTGGGTTGTAGGTTTGAACTTCAATTTATAA